A single genomic interval of Odontesthes bonariensis isolate fOdoBon6 chromosome 3, fOdoBon6.hap1, whole genome shotgun sequence harbors:
- the fam83e gene encoding uncharacterized protein fam83e → MSNSQEQSLNENAVFLPVDKSSPEFLYCEEEREAVERLLSEGPAAFYSAVGPKCSGWFLSPEEVSQITSWAQSFHLNPPQVEEENGVENSSEMEDFCSTYCPNHTDILPPDLELGWPIKPFFVLGASVAVHTNPPAEGEPPVREVIRRHFQKARKVIAIVTNRLTDSAIIGDLHNAASRNVPVYILLNQRSIQENFTLNRLKHPNMRVRVLGGKTFCSRSGRMVVGELKDNYLLVDLETVIHGSYSLTWTDAHLHRQLITVLTGPAVDLFDREFRILFAASSPAPEPLRVTAGTHANLPHQLKDFSHLRSQKQLCVEPGTINPPSPPADSVLDWGAMGVVQGDRCLPGRPFELHEEVMADEIPQDKNNSDRPTVDTLTYKRHLMDKRSNAEHLSRDPPTTQRVKRLEHAIARQLSIEKDTNLYDRTIAGLDDKAPDPTHTQSYTKRWQRSGLMQNLEKERATVEDSSKVENALTSRRPIILKVPQSDSFSSISDIMKRIPQGTSSFFRRELNSTVSDRTRSMLDLSGQSLDVDHYGRGVPVPRFQASFEPDHATPALALMKKRNDELKSSLFRASETFVPKERTRSSNWGRLLTKREGKYD, encoded by the exons ATGTCCAACTCCCAAGAACAAAGTCTGAATGAGAATGCTGTCTTCCTGCCAGTGGATAAGTCTTCCCCGGAGTTCCTCTACTGTGAAGAGGAGCGTGAAGCAGTGGAAAGACTCCTGAGTGAAGGACCAGCGGCCTTCTACAGCGCCGTCGGCCCAAAGTGCTCTGGCTGGTTCTTATCTCCCGAAGAGGTCAGCCAGATAACCAGCTGGGCTCAGAGCTTTCATTTAAACCCGCCGCAGGTAGAAGAGGAGAATGGCGTGGAAAACAGCTCAGAGATGGAGGATTTTTGTTCCACCTACTGCCCCAACCACACAGACATACTACCCCCGGACCTGGAGCTGGGCTGGCCTATCAAACCCTTCTTTGTGCTGGGAGCAAGTGTAGCAGTCCACACCAATCCTCCTGCCGAGGGAGAGCCACCCGTCAGAGAGGTCATCAGACGACACTTCCAGAAGGCCAGAAAA GTAATTGCCATCGTGAccaacagactgacagacagcgCCATAATTGGTGATTTACATAATGCGGCCTCTCGGAATGTCCCCGTCTACATCCTCCTTAACCAAAGGTCCATTCAAGAGAATTTCACCCTCAACAGATTAAAGCATCCG AACATGAGGGTCAGAGTTCTCGGAGGGAAAACATTTTGCTCAAGAAGTGGAAGAATGGTGGTTGGGGAACTGAAAGACAACTACCTTCTGGTGGATTTAGAGACAGTGATTCATGGCAGCTACAG TCTCACATGGACAGACGCCCACCTGCACCGGCAGCTGATCACCGTGCTGACGGGACCGGCCGTTGACTTGTTTGACAGGGAGTTCAGGATCCTTTTTGCTGCTTCAAGTCCAGCCCCTGAACCATTGAGAGTCACAGCTGGTACTCATGCAAATCTGCCTCATCAGCTTAAAGACTTTTCACATCTCAGGTCTCAGAAACAACTCTGTGTGGAGCCTGGGACAATCAATCCTCCGTCGCCACCTGCAGACAGCGTCCTGGACTGGGGAGCGATGGGTGTTGTTCAGGGAGACCGCTGCCTCCCCGGCAGGCCTTTTGAGCTACACGAGGAAGTTATGGCTGACGAAATtccacaagacaaaaacaaTAGTGACAGACCTACTGTGGACACACTTACATACAAGAGGCACCTTATGGATAAGAGAAG CAACGCAGAGCACTTGTCCAGAGACCCACCAACTACACAGAGAGTGAAAAG GCTGGAGCATGCCATCGCCAGGCAACTCTCTATTGAGAAAGACACTAATTTATATGACCGAACTATAGCAGGACTCGATGATAAAGCACCAGATCCAACGCACACGCAGTCTTACACTAAGAGATGGCAGCGGTCAGGATTAATGCAAAATTTGGAAAAGGAGAGAGCAACAGTGGAAGATAGCTCCAAAGTGGAGAATGCACTGACTTCTAGA AGGCCTATAATCTTGAAGGTGCCGCAATCTGACAGCTTCAGCTCGATAAGTGACATCATGAAGAGGATTCCTCAGGGGACGTCAAGCTTCTTTAGGAGAGAGCTGAATTCTACAGTGTCGGACCGGACCCGGTCCATGCTGGACCTGAGCGGGCAGAGTCTGGATGTAGATCACTATGGGAGGGGAGTTCCAGTACCGAGGTTTCAAGCAAGC TTTGAGCCGGATCACGCGACGCCTGCTTTAGCCCTGATGAAGAAAAGAAACGATGA